In one window of Ruminococcus albus AD2013 DNA:
- a CDS encoding formate--tetrahydrofolate ligase produces MLSDIEIAKQAKMLKISEIAKKLGITEEEYEPYGHYKAKLSESLYEKTKDKPNGKLILVTAINPTPAGEGKTTISVGLHEAMHVIGKNSILALREPSLGPVFGIKGGAAGGGYAQVVPMEDINLHFTGDMHAITAANNLLCALIDNSMQQGNPLHIDQRRIMFKRCLDMNDRALRDIIIGLGSKVNGIPREDSFQITVASEIMAILCLAADLEDLKKRIERILVAYTTDGKPVFAKDIGGCGAMVALLKDALKPNLVQTLENNPALIHGGPFANIAHGCNSVRATKLALKLADYTITEAGFGSDLGAEKFFDIKCRFAGLKPSCVVLVATIRALKYNGGVARADLTAENVPALENGIVNLRTHIENMKKFGVPVVVAINRFASDTEAEIEVIKKTCAEMGVEVSLAEIFANGGKGGTDLAEKVVATIENNESNFKPLYDEKLPIKEKLGVIAKEIYRADGVIFTAQAEKALKEINELGYDKIPVCVAKTQYSLSDDPTKLGKPEGFEITVRDLRVSAGAGFVVAYTGDIMTMPGLPKVPAANNIDCDNKGNIYGLF; encoded by the coding sequence ATGCTGTCAGATATCGAGATAGCCAAGCAGGCTAAAATGCTGAAAATTTCCGAGATCGCCAAGAAACTCGGGATAACAGAGGAGGAATATGAACCTTACGGTCATTACAAGGCTAAGCTCTCAGAATCTCTTTATGAAAAGACAAAGGATAAGCCCAACGGTAAGCTGATACTTGTTACTGCCATAAACCCTACACCTGCTGGTGAGGGAAAGACTACCATTTCGGTAGGTCTGCATGAGGCTATGCACGTTATTGGCAAGAATTCAATACTCGCACTGAGAGAACCATCCCTCGGACCTGTGTTCGGCATAAAGGGTGGTGCTGCAGGCGGTGGATATGCTCAGGTAGTTCCTATGGAAGATATAAACCTCCATTTTACTGGAGATATGCACGCTATTACTGCGGCTAACAATCTGCTTTGTGCACTGATCGACAACTCCATGCAGCAGGGCAATCCTCTGCATATCGACCAGAGAAGGATAATGTTCAAGAGATGTCTTGATATGAATGACAGAGCGCTGAGAGATATAATCATCGGTCTGGGTTCTAAAGTCAACGGTATACCGAGAGAGGATTCTTTCCAGATAACCGTGGCTTCTGAGATAATGGCTATACTCTGTCTGGCGGCTGATCTTGAAGATCTTAAAAAGCGTATCGAGCGTATACTTGTTGCTTATACCACCGATGGCAAGCCGGTTTTCGCTAAGGATATCGGCGGCTGCGGCGCTATGGTGGCACTGCTTAAAGATGCACTGAAGCCTAATCTCGTGCAGACATTGGAGAACAATCCTGCGCTGATACACGGCGGTCCTTTCGCAAATATCGCTCACGGCTGTAACTCTGTAAGAGCAACTAAGCTTGCCCTGAAACTGGCTGATTACACTATTACCGAAGCAGGCTTCGGTTCCGATCTTGGCGCTGAGAAGTTCTTTGATATCAAGTGCCGTTTTGCAGGACTCAAGCCCAGCTGTGTAGTTCTGGTTGCGACTATCCGTGCGCTGAAATACAACGGCGGCGTTGCACGTGCAGATCTTACTGCTGAAAATGTACCCGCACTGGAAAATGGTATCGTAAACCTCAGGACACATATCGAGAACATGAAGAAGTTCGGTGTGCCTGTTGTTGTTGCTATCAACAGATTTGCATCCGATACGGAGGCTGAGATCGAAGTTATCAAAAAGACCTGCGCTGAGATGGGTGTTGAGGTATCACTGGCTGAGATATTTGCAAACGGCGGCAAGGGCGGTACTGATTTGGCTGAAAAGGTAGTTGCTACCATTGAAAATAACGAGAGCAACTTCAAGCCACTTTATGATGAAAAGCTGCCTATCAAGGAAAAGTTGGGCGTGATCGCTAAGGAGATCTACCGTGCTGACGGTGTTATTTTCACCGCTCAGGCTGAAAAGGCACTGAAAGAGATCAATGAACTGGGCTACGACAAGATACCTGTATGTGTTGCAAAGACACAGTATTCGCTTTCTGACGACCCCACCAAGCTTGGCAAGCCCGAGGGCTTTGAGATAACTGTCCGCGATCTGAGAGTATCGGCAGGTGCAGGATTTGTTGTAGCTTACACAGGTGATATCATGACCATGCCGGGTCTGCCCAAGGTGCCTGCTGCCAATAATATCGACTGTGACAATAAGGGCAATATCTATGGATTGTTCTGA
- a CDS encoding DUF3810 domain-containing protein, protein MKTKVIPEEVTAKGVDVNESDKADKKHKHTQLKWLIGSTVVFVLLNVLAWKSTPFCDFYQKWIYPLWAQTYGRVTSLLPFSFGELLIAIAVFGIPLSLIVMIVLLIIKKGRRGKVARIFGFIYGWILVFILGTETLNCFILYHTSTFEKLNDISTEEHTHEELEALGYRIVSQVNVLSKKVQRDEDGRFVLTADTDDTARDAIEGLEEEFVNFGGYEVHPKPIYCSFFMSQMDLMGIYFPFSMEANYNTDMYKAKLPNTICHELAHTKGFIREEEANFIAFVACDRCDNVDYRYSGYLSALTYVRNEIFEYCDEETMVEFDNAICDEVWADIDGNRAYWESVEEAEDTVFESESVSEVSEKAMETSLQANGVEDGLESYCRMVDLMLNYYGEHKFVGEE, encoded by the coding sequence ATGAAAACCAAAGTCATACCCGAAGAAGTGACAGCAAAGGGCGTTGACGTAAATGAGTCCGATAAAGCGGACAAAAAACATAAGCACACACAACTTAAATGGCTCATCGGCAGCACGGTTGTTTTCGTGCTGCTGAATGTGCTTGCATGGAAAAGCACACCATTCTGCGATTTTTACCAGAAGTGGATATACCCGCTGTGGGCACAGACCTACGGCCGTGTGACTTCACTGCTGCCTTTCTCTTTTGGAGAATTGCTGATAGCGATAGCTGTTTTCGGTATACCTCTCTCACTTATAGTGATGATCGTTCTGCTTATTATCAAAAAGGGCAGGCGTGGGAAAGTTGCAAGGATATTCGGGTTTATTTACGGATGGATACTGGTATTTATCCTTGGTACAGAAACGCTGAACTGCTTTATACTGTATCATACTTCTACATTTGAAAAGCTGAACGATATCAGTACAGAAGAGCACACCCATGAAGAACTGGAAGCGCTAGGATACCGCATAGTCTCTCAGGTTAACGTGCTTTCAAAAAAGGTGCAGCGTGATGAAGATGGTCGATTTGTGCTGACTGCGGATACCGACGATACAGCACGGGATGCTATCGAGGGTCTGGAAGAAGAGTTTGTAAACTTCGGCGGATATGAAGTTCACCCCAAACCCATTTACTGCTCGTTTTTTATGAGCCAGATGGATCTTATGGGGATTTATTTCCCGTTTTCGATGGAAGCAAACTACAACACTGATATGTACAAGGCGAAGCTGCCGAACACTATCTGTCACGAACTTGCCCATACGAAGGGCTTTATAAGGGAAGAAGAAGCGAATTTCATCGCTTTTGTTGCCTGTGACCGCTGTGATAATGTGGATTATAGGTATTCCGGTTATCTTTCGGCGCTGACCTATGTTCGCAATGAGATATTTGAGTACTGTGACGAAGAAACAATGGTTGAATTTGATAATGCCATCTGTGACGAGGTATGGGCAGATATCGACGGAAACCGTGCATACTGGGAGTCAGTGGAAGAAGCCGAAGACACAGTGTTTGAAAGCGAAAGTGTCAGTGAAGTTAGCGAAAAGGCTATGGAGACTTCTCTGCAGGCTAACGGAGTTGAGGACGGTCTCGAATCTTACTGCAGAATGGTTGATCTTATGTTGAATTATTACGGCGAGCACAAGTTCGTCGGTGAAGAATAG